The following proteins are encoded in a genomic region of Nymphalis io chromosome 16, ilAglIoxx1.1, whole genome shotgun sequence:
- the LOC126774423 gene encoding uncharacterized protein LOC126774423 produces the protein MASEIRLVQEIEKYECLYNNYLPEYNRKDLADEAWTQVSQSTDLTVTECKEKWRNIRSSLLRSLKPSDKTKKPYYLAPYLHFVLPFMKPLNCFEYKEEIHSSGAARNIRKDADILICAVKSEGDTQSIVDTINTEITDEETNPDPLSSQPDSPIRKRKRSIASSRKTRRSEQKETKLNEEQIFNPIPDPPRSSGESMRYFLMSLLPEFETMTEEQSRIFKIKVMMLIDDIKTNYHKIKQNVPSLNESDRLQKRLINLLLKNLEHTRKS, from the exons ATGGCGTCTGAAATACGCCTAGTACAAGAAATCGAAAAATATGAATGTCTCTACAACAACTATTTACCGGAATATAATCGTAAAGATTTAGCAGATGAAGCGTGGACACAAGTATCGCAAAGTACAGATTTAACAG ttacggAATGTAAAGAGAAATGGCGTAATATACGCAGCTCTCTACTCAGATCTCTAAAACCTAGTGATAAGACAAAGAAACCGTATTACTTAGCGCCGTATTTACACTTCGTTTTACCGTTTATGAAACCGCTTAATTGCTTTGAATATAAGGAAGAAATTCATAGTTCGGGAGCTGCGAGAAATATTCGAAAAGATGCGGACATTCTTATATGCGCGGTGAAATCAGAAGGTGATACCCAAAGTATAGTAGACACAATTAACACGGAAATTACGGATGAAGAAACAAACCCCGACCCGTTATCATCTCAACCGGATTCACCGATCCGCAAGAGGAAACGCAGTATTGCCTCAAGTCGTAAAACCAGAAGATCAGAGCAAAAAGAAACGAAATTAAATgaagaacaaatatttaatccTATACCCGACCCTCCGAGATCTAGTGGAGAATCTATGAGGTATTTTCTAATGAGTCTCTTGCCAGAATTTGAGACGATGACAGAAGAACAGtctagaatatttaaaattaaagtaatgatGCTTATAgatgatataaaaacaaattatcataaaataaaacaaaacgtcCCTTCTTTAAATGAATCGGATCGTCTACAAAAgcgtttaattaatttgttgttGAAAAATCTAGAACACACTCGTAAGTCATGa